One Deltaproteobacteria bacterium DNA segment encodes these proteins:
- a CDS encoding glycine--tRNA ligase yields MSTKTDTSENAVLMQAIVSLCKRRGFVFQSSEIYGGLKSAYDYGPLGAELKRNIMSEWWRTMVHEREDVVGLDASIIMHPKVWEASGHLAGFSDPLVDCRNCKERFRADKAPKMDAGTTVEYIEGGKKGGKKLSGEVDSRGYICPQCGSSDLSDERQFNLMFRTQLGAVDTLGQIAKVIEKYKDATGEELRKQIEALVRETAAYLRPETAQAMFVQFLNVQQTMSMKVPFGIAQMGRSFRNEITVEHFIFRSIEFEQMEMEYFVEPGTQADWLEYWRVQRLNWWKRYANDKNKFRTRAHEGNELAHYADACYDIEYEYPWGWGELEGVASRTDYDLKKHQEFSGAKLSYFDQQKTDPVTGKNGWRYVPYVIEPAAGATRAVLVYLLDAYQVEPVPGGKGEDSTRVVLRLHPRLAPIKAAVLPLVKKDGLPEIARDLVSRFFKAGINAKYDEQHAIGKRYRRHDEAGTPYCITIDGDTKTEASVTIRDRDTMKQERIPLDSVLEIVQKRLVEA; encoded by the coding sequence ATGAGCACAAAAACAGATACTTCTGAAAATGCTGTTTTAATGCAGGCTATTGTAAGTTTATGTAAACGCCGTGGGTTTGTATTTCAATCTAGTGAAATATATGGTGGTTTAAAAAGTGCCTATGATTACGGCCCATTAGGCGCTGAATTAAAACGAAATATTATGAGTGAATGGTGGCGCACTATGGTGCATGAGCGCGAGGATGTTGTCGGGCTTGATGCATCAATAATAATGCATCCCAAAGTATGGGAAGCCTCAGGGCATTTAGCGGGTTTTTCAGACCCATTGGTTGATTGCCGTAATTGTAAAGAGCGTTTTCGTGCTGATAAAGCCCCAAAAATGGACGCTGGTACAACTGTTGAATATATTGAAGGAGGTAAAAAAGGCGGCAAAAAGCTTAGTGGTGAAGTTGATAGTCGTGGTTACATTTGCCCACAATGTGGTAGTTCTGACCTATCAGATGAGCGTCAATTCAATCTGATGTTTCGCACCCAACTTGGTGCTGTTGATACTTTAGGACAAATCGCCAAGGTAATCGAAAAATATAAGGATGCTACTGGGGAAGAATTGCGCAAGCAAATCGAAGCGTTGGTGCGTGAAACAGCTGCTTATTTACGCCCCGAAACTGCGCAGGCGATGTTTGTACAATTTTTAAATGTACAGCAGACTATGTCGATGAAGGTTCCGTTTGGCATTGCTCAAATGGGGCGTAGTTTTCGCAATGAAATAACGGTTGAACATTTTATTTTTCGTTCAATTGAATTTGAACAAATGGAAATGGAATACTTTGTCGAACCAGGTACTCAAGCTGATTGGCTTGAATATTGGCGAGTGCAGCGTCTTAATTGGTGGAAACGCTATGCCAATGATAAAAACAAGTTTCGTACCCGGGCGCACGAAGGTAATGAATTGGCTCATTATGCTGATGCTTGCTACGATATCGAATATGAATATCCCTGGGGTTGGGGTGAACTTGAGGGTGTAGCTAGCCGCACAGATTATGATCTGAAAAAACACCAAGAATTTTCTGGAGCAAAACTTAGTTATTTTGATCAACAAAAGACCGATCCGGTAACGGGTAAAAATGGATGGCGTTATGTGCCATATGTTATCGAACCCGCAGCAGGTGCTACACGTGCAGTGTTGGTTTATTTATTAGATGCGTATCAAGTTGAGCCAGTACCTGGTGGTAAGGGCGAGGATTCTACGAGGGTAGTACTACGTTTACATCCACGTTTGGCTCCGATCAAAGCAGCAGTTTTGCCACTAGTAAAAAAGGATGGTTTACCAGAGATAGCTCGTGATTTGGTGTCGCGCTTTTTTAAAGCGGGGATAAATGCAAAATATGATGAACAGCATGCTATCGGCAAACGCTATCGTCGCCACGATGAAGCTGGTACGCCATATTGTATCACCATTGATGGCGATACTAAAACCGAAGCTTCTGTAACTATTCGTGATCGCGATACTATGAAACAAGAACGTATTCCTTTAGATTCTGTTCTTGAGATAGTGCAAAAACGATTGGTTGAAGCTTAG
- a CDS encoding RluA family pseudouridine synthase, which yields MDNRLRLVVSSEQAGMRLDQLVAQTAKVSRRVARIWISTKRVFIGGKTVRILTKPVKLGALVEVVFDNSQADKLVSSAMVKKQSLPQEQKNNHVLRQQAAVLYIDRYLIVFDKPAGLLTEHDRFGSPSLETLAPLVLADAGEQGRRTKIWLVHRLDAGTSGVVIVARTSLAASRLNEAFRSGEISKTYLALCQGTFTDKQMADYPIARAARTRHTVSINGKPARTELCGMASNSEASLVQASPLTGRTHQIRVHLSHLGHPLLGDSLYGGPMYTEGSEPIAIARPMLHAERIEFNHPITRVKMMINAPIPDDFKQLSKYLKLTLGN from the coding sequence GTGGACAACAGATTACGGCTTGTAGTTAGCAGCGAGCAAGCAGGTATGCGGCTCGATCAATTAGTAGCACAAACGGCAAAGGTGTCTCGTCGGGTTGCAAGGATATGGATATCAACCAAGCGAGTTTTTATCGGTGGGAAAACCGTACGCATACTAACCAAGCCAGTTAAATTGGGTGCATTAGTTGAAGTTGTTTTTGACAATTCGCAAGCAGATAAATTAGTTTCATCTGCAATGGTTAAAAAACAAAGTTTGCCACAAGAACAAAAAAATAATCATGTATTAAGACAACAAGCAGCAGTTTTATATATCGATCGTTATTTAATAGTTTTTGATAAACCAGCAGGATTACTTACCGAACATGACCGTTTCGGTAGCCCATCGTTAGAAACTCTGGCGCCGTTGGTATTAGCTGATGCCGGTGAACAAGGCAGACGAACAAAGATTTGGCTGGTTCATCGACTTGATGCTGGTACTAGTGGTGTTGTAATCGTTGCCCGAACCTCGCTAGCTGCTAGTCGTTTAAATGAAGCATTTCGTAGTGGTGAAATTAGCAAAACGTATTTAGCTTTATGTCAAGGTACATTTACCGATAAGCAGATGGCAGATTATCCGATTGCCAGAGCGGCTCGTACTCGCCATACAGTTAGTATAAATGGCAAACCAGCAAGAACAGAATTATGTGGTATGGCTTCAAATAGTGAGGCTAGTTTAGTGCAAGCATCGCCTTTAACTGGCCGTACTCATCAGATACGTGTGCACCTTTCGCATCTTGGCCATCCGTTGTTGGGAGATAGTCTTTATGGCGGTCCGATGTATACAGAAGGCAGTGAGCCTATTGCTATTGCTCGACCAATGTTACATGCAGAACGAATAGAATTTAATCATCCAATTACCAGAGTAAAAATGATGATCAATGCTCCAATACCTGATGATTTTAAACAATTAAGCAAGTATCTAAAACTAACTTTGGGGAATTAA
- a CDS encoding class I SAM-dependent methyltransferase translates to MYFKNANQGTVRSESKLVSEMKLLEKKARAEAKSVANQSKSTITITAKNADRFALYEKAVQAPKAEIHFINRIFRKTNAHIPLILREDFCGTALLCSEWVKSRSDRRAIGRDLDKPTLDYGKRTHLAKLSNDAAARVRLTCCNVLAKAEVTVDVVAAFNFSYCVFKKRSVMLQYFKQTRLALKKGGAFVLDIYGGTDSHKKLIETKRIKGATYVWDQRVYDAISGEALRYIHFRFKDGSEIKRVFTYDWRIWSLPELKDLLKEAGFSQIDVYWEGSDAKGGGNGIFKKVNKAANEQAWIAYIVAWW, encoded by the coding sequence ATGTATTTTAAAAATGCTAATCAGGGCACTGTCAGGTCAGAGAGTAAGCTAGTTTCAGAAATGAAACTGTTAGAGAAAAAAGCTAGGGCCGAAGCAAAGTCCGTCGCCAACCAATCTAAGAGTACTATAACTATTACAGCAAAAAATGCTGATCGTTTTGCTTTATACGAAAAAGCGGTGCAAGCGCCTAAAGCTGAAATTCACTTTATCAATCGTATTTTTCGTAAAACTAATGCCCACATTCCATTAATATTACGAGAAGATTTTTGTGGTACAGCATTGCTATGTAGTGAATGGGTGAAAAGTCGTTCTGACCGACGTGCAATCGGACGTGATCTTGATAAACCAACGCTTGATTACGGCAAGCGTACCCATCTTGCCAAGTTATCGAATGACGCCGCTGCAAGAGTGCGTTTAACTTGTTGCAACGTTTTAGCAAAAGCCGAAGTAACCGTTGATGTTGTAGCTGCTTTTAATTTTTCATATTGTGTTTTTAAGAAGCGTTCGGTGATGTTGCAATATTTTAAACAAACACGATTAGCATTAAAAAAGGGTGGGGCTTTTGTTCTTGATATTTATGGGGGCACTGATTCGCATAAAAAACTCATAGAAACCAAGCGTATAAAAGGTGCGACTTATGTGTGGGATCAACGTGTATATGACGCCATAAGTGGGGAAGCATTACGCTATATTCATTTTCGTTTCAAAGACGGTTCTGAAATCAAACGTGTATTTACTTATGACTGGCGTATTTGGTCGCTGCCAGAACTCAAAGACCTTCTAAAAGAAGCTGGTTTTAGTCAAATTGATGTGTATTGGGAGGGCTCAGATGCCAAAGGTGGCGGTAATGGTATTTTTAAAAAGGTGAACAAAGCTGCCAATGAGCAAGCTTGGATTGCCTATATAGTTGCATGGTGGTGA
- a CDS encoding rod shape-determining protein: protein MFESLLGIFSTDLAIDLGTANTLVYVRRQGIVLNEPSVVAISKSGASQRILAVGVEAKRMLGKTPGNIVAIRPMRDGVIADFTITEAMLKYFINKIHNRRHFVRSRLIISVPAGITNVERKAVREAAENAGVREVYLIEQPMAAAIGAGLPVREARGNMIVDIGGGTTDVAVVSMSGMVTNYNLKVAGDKFDEAIVSYVRRHHNMMIGERTAEDIKIRVGSVWPSPDGSEPTPIDMKGRDLISGVPKSIEVTSAEMREALADCTRAVLEAVKATLEKTPPELAGDISERGIVLAGGGALLRGLDTMLREELGIPVFIADEPLLAVAKGAGMVLEDVTGYKQLLIN from the coding sequence ATGTTCGAGTCTTTATTAGGTATTTTTTCTACAGACCTTGCTATTGACCTAGGGACGGCTAATACCCTCGTCTACGTACGCCGACAGGGTATTGTACTAAATGAGCCTTCGGTAGTGGCGATATCAAAATCTGGTGCTTCTCAACGTATTCTCGCTGTGGGCGTTGAAGCCAAACGTATGCTAGGCAAAACGCCTGGTAATATTGTTGCTATTCGCCCTATGCGTGACGGGGTAATAGCTGATTTTACTATTACTGAAGCAATGCTTAAGTATTTTATTAATAAAATTCATAATCGGCGACATTTTGTACGCTCACGACTGATTATTTCAGTTCCGGCAGGCATTACTAATGTTGAGCGTAAAGCAGTACGTGAAGCTGCAGAAAATGCCGGAGTTCGTGAGGTTTATCTAATTGAACAACCAATGGCGGCTGCAATTGGCGCTGGTTTACCGGTGCGTGAAGCTCGCGGCAATATGATTGTTGATATTGGGGGTGGCACTACTGATGTTGCCGTAGTTTCAATGTCAGGTATGGTTACTAATTATAATTTAAAGGTAGCTGGCGATAAATTCGATGAGGCTATTGTTAGTTATGTACGTCGTCATCATAACATGATGATTGGTGAGCGTACTGCTGAAGATATTAAAATTCGTGTTGGCAGCGTATGGCCTTCACCAGATGGTAGTGAGCCGACCCCTATTGATATGAAAGGGCGTGATTTAATTAGTGGTGTACCAAAATCTATTGAAGTTACTAGTGCTGAGATGCGTGAAGCATTAGCTGATTGTACTCGTGCAGTTCTCGAAGCCGTCAAAGCTACACTTGAAAAAACTCCGCCCGAACTTGCAGGTGATATTTCTGAGCGAGGTATTGTATTAGCAGGTGGTGGCGCACTGCTGCGTGGTTTGGATACTATGCTTCGTGAAGAATTAGGTATTCCAGTTTTTATTGCAGATGAACCCTTATTGGCTGTTGCTAAGGGTGCTGGTATGGTGCTTGAAGATGTGACAGGCTATAAACAACTACTTATTAATTAG
- a CDS encoding 3-deoxy-D-manno-octulosonic acid transferase, translating to MRFIRRLIAYSLFCFAWPLLFAHPKLRSGIKRRLGLHPASWPNFTKGPRIWLHGASAGDILALKPLALELRQLQPQVNIALTTITNSGHAMAAKLGQVFSTITYAPYDLMGPVKRTINKLQPNVLVLEYTELWPELIDSAHRAGTRLVLHNGRFSAERISNYRILFALVGNLLERFDLLLMRDEYEAERAQRLGVAVNRIVITGNTKFDNLVIEVSANQLQELEKALAFPEKSHIWVAGSTHEGEEELLLDVYVTLRKNHPLLKLVIAPRYTERASRIISLAQRRNLKARTHSSTPAVSSDVVVIDTIGELVACYSLADSVFVGGSFITRGGQNILEPAACGKPVIFGPHMENFTDAVQALLGRGGLQVASSKQLTRILSDLIERESYRNELGELARTQVSKIRGAAKRNAELILGLL from the coding sequence ATGCGGTTTATACGTCGTTTAATAGCTTATTCACTTTTTTGTTTTGCTTGGCCGTTATTATTTGCTCATCCCAAGTTGCGCTCAGGTATAAAACGTCGCCTTGGCCTACATCCTGCTTCATGGCCGAATTTCACTAAGGGACCGCGCATATGGCTACATGGGGCTTCAGCCGGTGACATACTTGCCCTTAAACCTTTAGCGCTTGAATTACGACAATTGCAGCCACAAGTAAATATTGCGCTAACTACTATTACAAACAGTGGCCATGCTATGGCAGCAAAACTCGGCCAGGTTTTTTCGACTATTACTTACGCACCCTACGATTTAATGGGTCCGGTTAAACGAACCATTAACAAACTACAACCTAACGTTTTAGTTTTAGAGTATACAGAACTATGGCCTGAATTAATTGATAGCGCACATCGCGCTGGTACTCGCTTAGTATTACACAATGGCCGATTTTCTGCTGAGCGTATCTCAAATTATCGCATACTCTTTGCCTTAGTTGGCAACTTACTTGAACGCTTTGATTTATTATTAATGCGCGATGAATATGAAGCTGAGCGTGCCCAAAGGTTAGGAGTTGCTGTAAATCGTATAGTTATTACTGGCAATACAAAATTTGATAACCTGGTAATAGAAGTCTCGGCCAACCAACTTCAAGAATTAGAAAAAGCTCTAGCCTTTCCTGAAAAATCACATATCTGGGTAGCAGGCAGCACCCATGAAGGTGAAGAAGAATTATTGCTAGATGTCTATGTTACCCTACGTAAAAATCATCCTTTACTTAAATTAGTTATTGCGCCTCGTTATACTGAACGAGCTAGTCGTATAATCTCACTAGCCCAACGTCGAAACTTAAAGGCTCGCACTCACTCATCAACACCTGCAGTTTCAAGTGATGTAGTAGTTATTGATACGATAGGAGAATTGGTAGCCTGCTACAGTTTGGCTGATAGTGTTTTTGTTGGTGGAAGTTTTATTACCCGCGGCGGCCAAAATATTCTTGAGCCTGCTGCTTGCGGCAAACCGGTTATATTTGGACCACATATGGAAAATTTTACCGATGCCGTTCAAGCATTGCTAGGTAGAGGCGGTTTGCAGGTAGCTAGCAGTAAACAATTAACACGTATCTTATCTGATTTAATCGAACGTGAAAGTTATCGCAATGAACTAGGCGAATTGGCTCGCACTCAGGTTTCAAAAATTCGTGGCGCAGCAAAACGCAACGCTGAGCTTATTTTGGGTTTGCTGTAA
- a CDS encoding tetratricopeptide repeat protein — protein MKFFLFFAVFAFNLPSYANESDYDRLVARANSFIRMGQLQRAIEFAATAVNSNPNRPEAFIVWGRALASQNENQQALLKYEQARSLGSYDRELFVELSSIYDVTKNYDEAIGVYQDWLSNNPHDVELIHQLGLTWLILKKYPEAISNLQNALNLEPNEHNIRQNLGYALLRNREFNKADAQLEQVVKAEPKNVEALHLLAQTKAGLGQLDSALLYLNRALEINPKYSRALKTRARIRLLSKDAKGALNDYQLLLSIHSDDGAILLGAAGALLALNQIKEAAVLIDKVSATSPEHPYVRFRQTQLAIRKGDSKALTTLVKLAEKISDSDEVWQEIAWAAKKFNNKQLIKEAAEHLQPRHLKKP, from the coding sequence ATGAAATTCTTCCTATTTTTTGCTGTGTTCGCCTTTAACCTACCAAGCTATGCCAATGAGTCTGATTACGATCGCCTAGTAGCAAGAGCAAATTCATTCATCAGAATGGGACAACTACAACGAGCTATTGAATTTGCAGCTACTGCGGTTAATAGTAACCCCAACCGACCTGAAGCCTTTATCGTTTGGGGGCGAGCGCTGGCTAGCCAAAATGAAAATCAGCAAGCCCTTCTAAAATATGAACAAGCTCGATCGCTAGGCAGCTATGATCGGGAACTATTTGTTGAATTATCAAGCATTTATGATGTAACAAAAAACTACGATGAGGCCATTGGCGTATATCAAGACTGGCTAAGTAATAATCCTCACGATGTTGAATTAATACATCAGCTTGGGCTTACCTGGTTAATACTAAAAAAATATCCAGAAGCAATTTCGAATCTGCAAAACGCGCTTAATTTAGAGCCAAACGAGCATAACATACGTCAAAATCTCGGGTATGCTTTGCTGCGTAATCGTGAATTTAACAAAGCAGATGCTCAACTTGAACAAGTCGTAAAAGCTGAACCAAAAAATGTAGAAGCTTTACATTTATTAGCGCAGACAAAAGCTGGTCTGGGTCAATTAGATAGTGCCTTATTATATTTGAATCGAGCCTTAGAAATTAACCCTAAATATAGCCGTGCTCTAAAAACTCGAGCACGTATACGACTATTATCTAAAGATGCCAAAGGTGCACTTAACGATTACCAATTACTACTAAGTATACACAGCGACGATGGGGCTATCTTGTTAGGAGCTGCTGGGGCATTGTTAGCACTAAATCAAATTAAAGAAGCGGCAGTTTTAATAGATAAAGTCAGCGCGACTTCACCAGAGCATCCTTATGTGCGTTTTCGCCAAACACAATTAGCTATTCGCAAAGGAGATAGTAAAGCTCTTACAACTTTAGTTAAGCTTGCAGAAAAAATCAGTGACTCTGATGAAGTCTGGCAAGAAATTGCTTGGGCCGCAAAAAAATTTAATAATAAACAATTAATAAAAGAAGCGGCTGAGCATTTACAACCGAGACATCTAAAAAAACCTTAG